Within the Vagococcus carniphilus genome, the region TACACTTGATATTGACGCCTCTAAACATTTAAAACAATTAACTGATATTGAAAAAAGTGATTTCGTTTCTCTAATTAAAGAGTTTAAATTCACAGGATATGAAACTTATCCTCTTGATAAATCATTTGTAACTGGTGGCGGAATTGAACTGAAAGAAATTAATCCTAAAACAATGGAAAGTAAACTAGTGAATGGTCTATTTTTTGCTGGAGAACTCATTGATGTTAATGGTTATACAGGTGGTTATAATATTACAGCTGCTTTTGTAACTGGTCATGTTGCAGGAAAAAATGCTGCTGAAATTTCAAGTTACTTTAAATACTAATAAATAGATAAAAGGATAGCTACAAACAATCGAGAAATCCGATTATTTGTAGCTAGCTTTTTTATTTTATTCTGTTGTGATATCTGCAAACTCACCTCTTAAAAGATCTGCTAATAATTGAGGGTTGACTTTCATTTGTAAGCCTCTCATTCCTGCAGAACATCTAAAATCAGGCATTTCTTTTGCTTCAATCGCGAAGTAAGTTGGGAATTGTTTTTTCATACCAACGGGAGAACATCCACCGTGGACATAGCCAGTTAATGGTTCTAACTCCTTCATTGGTAACATATCTACTTTTTTATTATGACTTGCTTTTGCTATTTTTTTTAAGTCTAATTCTTTATTTCCAGGAACAACCGCAACAATCGGACCTGTTTTATTGCCAACAGCAACTAACGTTTTATAGATTTCAGACTCATCGACGCCTAAATCTTCAGCTGCATCTTTAGCTCCCATATGTTCTTCTGACCAAGCATACTCATACACATCAAAAGGAACTTTCTTTTTTTCTAACATTCGAACAGCATTTGTTTTAACTGTTTTTTTCTTTGCCAAATTTGACACCTTCATTTCTATTTCCTATCACATCTAGCCCTTTTCTTAACTGATGAATGCTCATTTGACCTGGAGCACTTTGATATTTACCTGAAGAAGCAAACGTTAAAACAGAACCAAACAACTCACCTGTCATTCTGGTTAATCTTCCAATTTCTCCCATACCGATTAAGACAAAAGGAATATTTTCTCGTTCGCTTTGGATTTTATTAGAACTTTGTAAAATAGTTAACACATCTTCCATATCATTAGGTGTCACAGCCATTTTACAAATATCCGCTCCTAAATACCTCATATCATAGATTGCTTCTGTCATTTCAGCCTCAGTCGGTGTTGTAATAAAATCATGGGCTGATAATAAAACTTTTACATTATTTTGTTTAGCAAATCGAACCACATCAGTATCTGAATCCGCTAGTTTAGATAACTCTAAATCAATAATATCTACTAACCCTGTATGTACCATGTAACGATTTAATTCAAAATAGTAATCAGGTTCGATGTATTGTCCTCCACCTTCATCCAATGTTCTAAAGGTAAAAATCAAAGGCTTGTCTTCTATTGCATAACGAATAAAATAAGCCGCTTTTCTCATAAAAGAAATGTCATTAACATACATAAAATAATCTGCACGCCATTCAATCAAATCACAATCCATTTGACTAATACGCATAGCTTCTGCAAATAGCTCTTCAAAATTACTTGCCACTAAAGAAACACAAACTTTTGGTTGACCTGAACCAAGTGTAAGATTTCTAACCTTCAATTTAGACATAATACATCTATCCCATCTTTTCTTTGTTATTTAAATAATTTCATACACTAACACTTTTAAATAATTTCCTTCTGAAAAAGTATTAGAAACGGCAAAATCACTTGGTAGTCTGAAAACCCGCTGTTGTTTAAATCCTTTTCCAGCTTCTTTAATTCCTTTTTCTACCATTTTTTCAAATTTATCAAAATTGACATTAGCTGCATTGGTAGAAGCAATTAACTTACCATTCTTATTAATAAGTCGAACTGCTTCTGTAGTCAATTTACCGTAATCTTTTGCAACAGAGAATGTTTTCTTTTTATTTCTAGCAAAACTTGGTGGATCAAGTACCACCACATCAAAAGAAAAACCTTTCTTTTCAGCATACTTGAAATAATTAAAGACATCCATGACAAAAATAGTTTGTGATTCTGGATCAATCCCATTCACTCTAAATTGCTCTTCTGTTTTTTCAATACTTCTTTTAGCTAAGTCAACACTCGTCGTATGACTAGCGCCTCCCACTGCTGCTGCAACAGAAAAGGCACCTGTATAACTAAACGTATTAAGTAGTGTCTGCCCACTAGAAAAACCATCCACTAAATAATTTCTTACTTCCTTTTGATCAAGGAAAATACCTGTCATTAATCCTTCATTTAAATAGGTAGCATAATTCACACCATTTTCCTTAACGATGAGAGGCTCTGGTGATTCACTTCCCCAAACAAAGCTAGATTCAGGTAAGCTTTCTGATTTAAATCTAATTTTTTCATAAATTCCTTTAATATCTGGAATAATCTCACTAAGAAGTGCTACAATCTCTTTTTGATGCTGATAAATACTTAAATTATACCAAGATAAAACTAAATAATTATCATACCAATCAATCGTTAATCCACCAAAGTTGTCGCCCTCGCCATTTAATATCCTAAAGGCTGTTGTTTGAGGATCATTAAAATAAGCACTTCTTTTTGTGATGGCTTCAGCCAAACAATCTTTTAAAAAATCTGAAGTAATTGGTTGTTCTTTTTTAAAACTTAAAATCCAACCGTAGCCTTTATTTTGAACGCCTAAGTAACCATAGCCTAAAAATTGTTTTCCTTGGCTAAAAAACGACACCCATTCTCCAGTTTCTAGTTCATAATCAGAAACAATGTCTTCTTTATGAATTAGGGGGTACTTTTTATTTATTCTTTTTACTGCTTTATTATCAATTATTATCTGTCTCATTAAAATACCCTTTTCTTTTTATTCTATACTATTTATACTATATCAGTTTAAAGGTAGAGCTTCCACATTTTTTTATATCGGACTTAAGTCTTAATTTTTAATTAATCCATAGGAATCTATTTGACACACTCATTTCATAAAGGTAAAATATTAGGGAGTGTTTAATAAAAAAAGTAAGTTTACTTTACACGGGTTGGGATGTAAGAAAGGAAGTTTAATTGTGAAACATAATTACTATAAAAATTTACTAAATACGAGGCTCGGGTTCTTTACCTTACTAGCTGTTCTTTTTTGGATAAAAAACATTATGGCTTACTTAGTAGATTTTAACTTAGGAATTGAAAGTCCTTTTCAGTACTTCATTCTCTTCTTGAGTCCAATTGCTACAACAGTCTTTTTATTCTCAGCAGCTTTATATGTTAAGAATCCAAAAAGAGCTTATACAGCATTAATCATTATTTCGGCATTAACAACATTACTACTATTCTCAAATGT harbors:
- the ybaK gene encoding Cys-tRNA(Pro) deacylase, with amino-acid sequence MAKKKTVKTNAVRMLEKKKVPFDVYEYAWSEEHMGAKDAAEDLGVDESEIYKTLVAVGNKTGPIVAVVPGNKELDLKKIAKASHNKKVDMLPMKELEPLTGYVHGGCSPVGMKKQFPTYFAIEAKEMPDFRCSAGMRGLQMKVNPQLLADLLRGEFADITTE
- the aroD gene encoding type I 3-dehydroquinate dehydratase, whose amino-acid sequence is MSKLKVRNLTLGSGQPKVCVSLVASNFEELFAEAMRISQMDCDLIEWRADYFMYVNDISFMRKAAYFIRYAIEDKPLIFTFRTLDEGGGQYIEPDYYFELNRYMVHTGLVDIIDLELSKLADSDTDVVRFAKQNNVKVLLSAHDFITTPTEAEMTEAIYDMRYLGADICKMAVTPNDMEDVLTILQSSNKIQSERENIPFVLIGMGEIGRLTRMTGELFGSVLTFASSGKYQSAPGQMSIHQLRKGLDVIGNRNEGVKFGKEKNS
- a CDS encoding class I SAM-dependent rRNA methyltransferase; its protein translation is MRQIIIDNKAVKRINKKYPLIHKEDIVSDYELETGEWVSFFSQGKQFLGYGYLGVQNKGYGWILSFKKEQPITSDFLKDCLAEAITKRSAYFNDPQTTAFRILNGEGDNFGGLTIDWYDNYLVLSWYNLSIYQHQKEIVALLSEIIPDIKGIYEKIRFKSESLPESSFVWGSESPEPLIVKENGVNYATYLNEGLMTGIFLDQKEVRNYLVDGFSSGQTLLNTFSYTGAFSVAAAVGGASHTTSVDLAKRSIEKTEEQFRVNGIDPESQTIFVMDVFNYFKYAEKKGFSFDVVVLDPPSFARNKKKTFSVAKDYGKLTTEAVRLINKNGKLIASTNAANVNFDKFEKMVEKGIKEAGKGFKQQRVFRLPSDFAVSNTFSEGNYLKVLVYEII